In the Malus domestica chromosome 16, GDT2T_hap1 genome, one interval contains:
- the LOC103444577 gene encoding cleavage and polyadenylation specificity factor subunit 3-II, which produces MAIDSLVLGAGQEVGKSCVVVTINGKRIMFDCGMHMGYLDHRRYPDFSRIPKSQNESNFDHSITCIIITHFHLDHVGALPYFTEVCGYQGPIYMTYPTKALSPIMLEDYRKVMVERRGEEEQFSSHHIAECMKKVIPVDLKQTVQVDKDLQIRAYYAGHVLGAAMFYAKVGDATMVYTGDYNMTPDRHLGAAQIDRLNLDLLISESTYATTIRDSKYAREREFLRAVHKCVAAGGKVLIPTFALGRAQELCILLEDYWERMNLKVPIYFSAGLTLQANMYYKMLISWTSQKVKETYSTHNAFDFKNAHKFDRSMMHAPGPCVLFATPGMISGGFSLEVFKHWAPSAMNLVTLPGYCVAGTIGHKLMSGKPTKIDLDKDTQIDVRCQIHQLSFSPHTDAKGIMDLVKFLSPKHVILVHGEKPRMAILKGKIQSELGIQCYDPANNETVSVPSTHYAKAVASDTFIRSCSNPNFKFSKRSSEDEHGLSLGTRNSTPGLQVSDERAAEGVLVMEKSKKTKVVHQEELMLMLGEKKHQVQFAYCCPVQTGNLKEAKSTSGNDDQLCKSERCSRLLRRLSAKLSNEFSEGNIQDFEDHLEVASFRASVCLKENCPHRLLDGHGVRNKSEEAVYFCCSWAMADEKLAWQVISICQNFSMHEQSKGASTL; this is translated from the exons ATGGCCATCGACTCTCTCGTCCTCG GCGCCGGGCAAGAGGTCGGTAAGAGCTGCGTGGTGGTGACAATCAATGGGAAACGAATCATGTTCGACTGCGGAATGCACATGGGCTATCTCGACCACCGCCGCTACCCCGATTTCTCTCGCATTCCCAAATCGCAGAACGAGTCGAACTTCGATCACTCCATTACTTGCATCATCATCACCCACTT TCACTTAGATCACGTTGGGGCTCTTCCTTACTTCACCGAGGTCTGCGGTTATCAGGGTCCAATTTACATGACG TATCCGACAAAGGCACTGTCTCCTATAATGTTGGAGGACTATCGAAAAGTGATGGTGGAGCGAAGGGGTGAGGAAGAGCAGTTTTCGTCTCATCACATTGCCGAGTGCATGAAGAAAG TAATACCTGTGGATCTGAAGCAGACAGTGCAGGTTGATAAAGACCTTCAAATCCGTGCATACTATGCAGGACAT GTTCTTGGAGCGGCAATGTTTTACGCAAAGGTGGGAGACGCCACTATGGTGTACACAGGAGACTATAATATGACACCAGATAGGCATCTTGGAGCAGCTCAAATTGACCGACTAAATTTGGACCTTCTTATTTCAGA ATCCACGTATGCAACAACCATACGCGATTCAAAATATGCCCGGGAAAGAGAATTTCTCAGAGCT GTTCATAAATGTGTTGCTGCCGGTGGAAAAGTTCTAATTCCAACTTTTGCTCTTGGAAGAGCTCAG GAACTCTGTATCTTGTTGGAAGATTACTGGGAGCGCATGAATCTAAAGGTTCCTATTTACTTCTCAGCAG GTTTGACCCTTCAAGCCAATATGTATTATAAGATGCTTATCAGTTGGACCAGTCAGAAAGTCAAAGAAACGTACTCCACGCATAATGCCTTTGATTTTAAGAACG CTCACAAGTTCGACCGTTCGATGATGCATGCTCCTGGACCCTGTGTTCTGTTTGCGACACCAGGGATGATCAGTGGTGGCTTTTCACTTGAGGTTTTCAAGCACTGGGCTCCTTCGGCGATGAATCTTGTTACACTGCCCGG gtATTGCGTGGCTGGAACCATAGGGCATAAATTGATGTCGGGAAAACCCACCAAAATTGATCTGGACAAGGACACACAAATTGATGTTCGATGCCAG ATTCATCAGTTGTCTTTCAGTCCTCACACAGACGCCAAAGGAATTATGGATCTTGTAAAATTTCTCTCCCCTAAGCACGTCATACTTGTTCATGGCGAGAAGCCGAGGATGGCGATTCTAAAAGGAAAAATCCAGTCGGAGCTGGGAATTCAGTGTTACGACCCTGCAAACAATGAGACCGTGTCAGTCCCATCAACCCACTACGCGAAAGCAGTAGCTTCCGACACGTTCATCCGAAGCTGTTCGAATCCAAACTTCAAGTTCTCGAAAAGAAGTTCAGAAGATGAACATGGTTTGAGTTTGGGAACCAGAAATTCGACTCCAGGACTGCAAGTAAGCGATGAGAGGGCAGCAGAAGGGGTTTTGGTTATGGAGAAAAGCAAAAAAACCAAGGTAGTACACCAAGAGGAGCTTATGCTTATGTTAGGAGAGAAAAAGCACCAAGTACAATTTGCTTATTGCTGCCCTGTTCAGACCGGCAACTTGAAAGAGGCCAAAAGCACTTCTGGAAACGACGATCAGCTTTGCAAATCTGAGAGATGCTCTCGGCTTCTCCGCAGATTATCTGCGAAACTTTCAAATGAGTTTTCTGAGGGGAACATCCAAGACTTTGAGGATCACCTTGAAGTGGCATCGTTTCGCGCATCCGTTTGCTTGAAGGAAAACTGCCCTCACAGACTACTGGATGGCCATGGCGTTCGGAATAAATCTGAAGAAGCAGTTTATTTCTGCTGCAGTTGGGCAATGGCAGATGAGAAGCTTGCATGGCAAGTCATTTCAATCTGTCAAAACTTCTCCATGCATGAGCAAAGCAAGGGGGCTTCTACTCTGTAG